Proteins encoded together in one Candidatus Kaiserbacteria bacterium window:
- the rpmB gene encoding 50S ribosomal protein L28 translates to MAKECVVTGKKSQVGGRYSNRTRATQFNHGGKKRRFVNLQKKTFFVPELGKKVTAVISTKAIKTINKNGVYKTLKAAGLI, encoded by the coding sequence ATGGCAAAGGAATGTGTGGTGACAGGAAAGAAATCTCAAGTAGGCGGACGCTACAGTAACCGTACGCGTGCGACGCAATTTAACCATGGCGGAAAGAAACGTCGATTTGTTAACCTGCAAAAGAAAACTTTCTTCGTACCCGAACTTGGCAAAAAGGTAACCGCGGTTATCTCAACCAAAGCAATCAAAACTATCAACAAAAATGGTGTGTACAAAACACTCAAAGCCGCTGGATTGATTTAA
- a CDS encoding site-2 protease family protein produces MGADILFLIAILIVSVVIHEVSHGFVANWLGDPTARLEGRLTLNPVSHIDPMGSIVLPAILALSSSPFLFGWAKPVPYNPYNLQRGGRWAEALVAGAGPAANVLIALLFSVLIRLDVLPAAAASLAVSIVFLNILLALFNLLPIPPLDGSKVFPQLLPPSLAFQYHRLRMVLEQNLFLGFGVVIVFILLFGSWLASLITVITRFLIGA; encoded by the coding sequence ATGGGAGCAGATATACTTTTTCTTATAGCGATTTTAATTGTGTCGGTGGTTATTCATGAGGTGTCTCATGGGTTTGTTGCTAATTGGCTTGGGGATCCAACTGCGCGATTAGAAGGGCGACTTACGCTTAACCCGGTGAGTCACATCGATCCTATGGGTTCAATAGTCCTTCCCGCGATTCTGGCACTTTCTAGTTCGCCATTTCTTTTTGGATGGGCAAAGCCAGTACCGTATAATCCCTACAACTTACAGCGCGGAGGTAGGTGGGCTGAGGCGTTAGTTGCAGGCGCGGGTCCAGCAGCGAACGTACTCATTGCATTACTGTTTTCAGTACTCATTAGACTAGACGTATTACCTGCTGCTGCAGCGAGTCTTGCTGTGTCAATAGTGTTTCTCAATATACTTCTTGCACTATTTAATTTGCTCCCTATCCCACCACTTGATGGATCTAAGGTGTTTCCTCAGTTATTGCCGCCTAGTCTCGCCTTTCAATACCACCGTCTACGCATGGTTCTTGAGCAGAACCTCTTTCTTGGGTTTGGTGTGGTGATTGTGTTTATTTTGCTGTTCGGTTCGTGGTTGGCATCGCTAATCACTGTCATTACTCGATTTTTAATTGGCGCTTAG
- the rpsL gene encoding 30S ribosomal protein S12, whose product MSTINQLVRKKRKSVARKSKTVALRRGFNSLKNKPSRYASPFKRGVCTKVTTKTPRKPNSAIRKIARVRLTNGMEVTAYIPGEGHNLQEHSVVMIRGGRVKDIGVRYTVVRGRLDAEGVGKRRSGRSKYGNKKPRDNE is encoded by the coding sequence ATGTCAACAATTAACCAATTGGTTCGAAAGAAACGAAAAAGTGTTGCTCGAAAGAGCAAGACTGTGGCTCTTCGACGTGGGTTTAACAGTTTGAAAAATAAGCCATCTCGATACGCGTCTCCATTCAAGCGAGGAGTGTGTACTAAGGTAACAACAAAAACTCCACGTAAGCCAAACTCAGCTATTCGTAAAATTGCTCGTGTACGTCTTACAAACGGAATGGAAGTTACTGCATACATCCCTGGTGAAGGACACAACCTACAAGAACACTCCGTAGTAATGATTCGTGGTGGTCGTGTGAAGGATATTGGTGTACGGTACACCGTTGTTCGTGGGCGACTTGATGCCGAAGGTGTTGGAAAGCGACGAAGCGGACGATCAAAGTACGGTAATAAGAAACCGAGAGACAACGAATAA
- the rpsG gene encoding 30S ribosomal protein S7, producing the protein MRRPLKKKHVIVEDSVYGSVKVTKLINYIMERGKKDTARKIVYSAFEELKGKDGKEDPIALFETAIKNVAPLMEVRSRRVGGANYQVPREVRPERRLALALRWIVEAARAGKGNDMYQRLADEIRKAATEEGEAVKKRENTHKMADANKAFAHFAW; encoded by the coding sequence ATGCGACGACCACTAAAGAAAAAGCACGTTATTGTAGAGGACTCTGTATATGGGTCAGTTAAAGTAACCAAGCTCATTAACTACATTATGGAGCGAGGGAAGAAGGATACTGCACGAAAGATTGTGTACTCAGCCTTTGAAGAACTAAAAGGAAAGGACGGGAAAGAAGATCCGATAGCACTTTTTGAGACTGCTATTAAAAACGTTGCACCACTTATGGAAGTGCGCTCACGCAGGGTTGGTGGTGCAAACTACCAGGTTCCACGCGAAGTTCGTCCAGAGCGACGTCTTGCACTTGCACTTCGATGGATTGTGGAAGCAGCTCGCGCAGGAAAAGGAAACGATATGTACCAACGTCTTGCTGATGAAATCCGCAAAGCTGCTACTGAAGAAGGAGAAGCAGTGAAGAAGCGTGAAAACACACACAAGATGGCAGATGCTAACAAGGCTTTTGCTCACTTTGCTTGGTAG